One window of the Thermodesulfomicrobium sp. WS genome contains the following:
- the sppA gene encoding signal peptide peptidase SppA has product MPFSIANLVRRLWQTIDLTRRILVNALFVLLVAGILLAALADRTPQIPDASILRIELAGPLVEETPEPTGMEQFLSQLAPHITRHAATRVTDVVRILRAAALDPRIALIELDTRDVEADLAKLHILAQEIRLLRQSGKPVWTYSEFYTQPAYLLAAACDRVSLHPLGGVLLTGFGFYPLHFKKLLDDLRIDVTLLRAGTYKSAAEPLVRDSMSEETRSATRAWLETLWRAFRMDIAASRNIPAEAIHHYAQGLDRLVVEANGDAALVARRQGLVDAVETSAAFQAAMAKHLGRDDPKDLSIVSMEAYAATLSPSQPQKDAVAVVRAQGPIVPETDGTDAIAADALVERLQRAASDPRTRALVLRLDSPGGSAAAAEDIRAALARIRDTGMPVVVSFGAMGASGAYWIATAATRILAEPMTLTGSIGVFATIPNLTRAAQRLGITSDGVGTTELADQANPLRPLSSRTTAALEASLQHSYRRFQDLVAQARGFDASTTSRLAQGQVWTGEEAKDLRLVDAVGGEDLAVTMAATLAGVPNAPALEFRPEPQPMDLLSTLVHSHVFAPDIRLLAPLSPLARTLARGGIFAWAAELSTGWTTH; this is encoded by the coding sequence ATGCCATTTTCCATCGCCAACCTCGTGCGCCGCCTCTGGCAGACCATCGATCTCACCCGTCGTATCCTCGTCAACGCTCTGTTCGTGCTCCTCGTGGCAGGCATCCTGCTTGCGGCCCTTGCCGATCGCACCCCCCAAATCCCCGACGCAAGCATCCTGCGCATCGAGCTCGCCGGCCCCCTGGTGGAAGAGACCCCAGAGCCCACGGGCATGGAACAGTTCCTCAGCCAGCTTGCCCCGCACATCACCCGGCATGCAGCCACCCGCGTCACTGACGTGGTGCGAATACTTCGTGCTGCAGCCCTCGACCCACGCATCGCCCTCATCGAGCTGGACACCCGGGACGTGGAGGCGGATCTGGCCAAACTCCACATCCTCGCCCAAGAAATCCGCCTCCTGCGCCAAAGCGGCAAGCCGGTATGGACCTACAGCGAGTTCTACACCCAGCCCGCCTATCTCCTGGCTGCGGCCTGCGACCGGGTGAGCCTGCATCCCTTGGGCGGCGTGCTCCTCACCGGCTTCGGCTTCTACCCCCTGCACTTCAAGAAATTGCTCGATGACCTGCGCATCGACGTCACTCTGCTGCGGGCCGGCACCTACAAGTCCGCGGCCGAACCCTTGGTGCGCGACTCCATGTCCGAAGAGACCCGTAGCGCCACCCGCGCCTGGCTCGAGACCTTGTGGCGGGCCTTCCGCATGGATATCGCCGCTTCACGCAACATCCCCGCCGAAGCCATCCACCACTACGCCCAGGGCCTCGACCGTTTGGTGGTGGAGGCCAACGGCGACGCCGCCCTCGTGGCCCGCCGCCAAGGCCTGGTGGACGCCGTGGAGACCTCCGCCGCCTTCCAGGCCGCCATGGCCAAACATCTCGGGCGCGACGACCCCAAAGATCTCTCCATCGTGAGCATGGAAGCATACGCCGCCACCCTCTCCCCTTCCCAACCCCAAAAGGACGCCGTGGCCGTGGTGCGCGCCCAAGGCCCCATCGTGCCGGAAACCGACGGCACCGATGCCATTGCCGCAGACGCCCTGGTGGAGCGTCTGCAAAGGGCTGCAAGCGATCCACGCACCCGCGCCCTGGTCCTGCGCCTCGACAGCCCCGGCGGCAGTGCCGCGGCCGCCGAAGACATCCGCGCCGCCCTGGCCCGCATCCGCGACACCGGCATGCCGGTGGTGGTCTCCTTCGGTGCCATGGGGGCCTCCGGCGCCTACTGGATCGCCACCGCCGCCACCCGCATCCTGGCCGAGCCCATGACACTCACCGGCTCCATCGGCGTTTTCGCCACCATACCCAACCTGACCCGAGCCGCCCAACGCCTGGGGATCACCAGCGACGGTGTAGGCACCACCGAACTGGCGGACCAGGCCAACCCGTTGCGCCCCTTGTCCTCCCGCACCACTGCCGCCCTGGAGGCAAGCCTCCAGCACAGCTATCGCCGCTTCCAAGACCTGGTGGCCCAAGCCCGGGGGTTTGACGCCAGCACCACCAGCCGCCTTGCTCAAGGACAGGTATGGACCGGGGAAGAGGCCAAAGACCTGCGCCTGGTGGATGCCGTGGGCGGCGAGGACTTGGCGGTCACCATGGCTGCGACCCTGGCCGGCGTGCCCAACGCCCCTGCCCTGGAATTTCGGCCCGAGCCGCAGCCCATGGACCTCCTCTCCACCCTGGTGCACAGCCATGTCTTCGCCCCGGACATCCGCCTGCTTGCCCCCCTCTCCCCCCTTGCCCGCACCTTGGCCCGCGGCGGGATCTTTGCGTGGGCTGCGGAGCTCTCCACTGGGTGGACGACCCATTGA
- a CDS encoding FAD-binding and (Fe-S)-binding domain-containing protein, whose amino-acid sequence MPQKGPHISLAPERLVKRVLGLPLEEFQTWPEYLQQLALDLAEELFIIRYNPFIDPKLVKKSVFSRLDSERAALTTEYYRELKGCLTRFWKGFELDQAFKAKLEARLRGFLEAHQVVTEPNNLIECSTDATDLRMELPAAVVFPETTQQVQAIVRLANEMSFPIVPRGGGSGLTGGAVPAKPRTVIVSLSRLKSILDINPKARTITVQSGVITLTAIQAAAKHGLLFTVDPASKAASSVGGNVAENAGGPFAFEYGTTLDNILAYRMVLPTGEAIHVRRKDHPWHKILPDETAIFEVFDEYGALKETITLKGEDIRGPGLGKDVTNKFLGGLPGVQKEGVDGIITEITFILHPKPAYSRVLCLEFYGDSMHNAMLVITQIVALRDAIRRQGDAVKLSALEEFGIKYVQAIDYAKKSKKFDGIPISVLIVQLDSDDEFALDEAAENVVAIARNYPGVDVFVARDAQEAEVFWHDRHQLSAIAKRTSGFKINEDIVIPLTAIPDFADFLEALNLHYLALAYRDALRAVQALPGVDGDDEFIRMEMDVAAGILRGKTSKADLPEQQFELQTFYFFQHLKGKYPKRTEEISKIFEEMQATRIIVANHMHAGDGNCHVNLPVNSNNPRMLARAEEAVEKIFHKATELGGQVSGEHGIGITKIAFLAEEKIAALRAYKRKVDPNNIFNPGKLTQRDLVVVPYTFSFNRLIQDITKTALPGKEKLIALLTNIQTCTRCGKCKQVCPMYLPQKGLLFHPRNKNITLGALVEAIYYSQLHHGEPEARLLRELHRILEHCTACGKCFAICPVKIRTQDVTLHLRTYLEDKGMGGHPFKNRVLHLLAQDPQKTLPKVAKLAGIGAMVQDKAVRLLPASWRSRLTHPMLRTATPQLEFRNLSQTLGLTRHNIFTPKEGGSKAVLYFPGCGASLFYRSIGLAAVRLLLGAGVTVVLAPEHLCCGYPLLASGCREAFERVGQTNQKILEKTLAQAQSAGFAVSAVLTACGTCREGIHGYRLRGAGSTDVEHMDVTQWIVRQAAWTAPSPGPLLYHAACHQEWTGAPALKAADLYAAALTRITGAKVHISPYCCAESGLGAMSSPAIYNRLRSRKTEQLAQDLADYPADRPIVVGCPSCRIGIARCLGEMGISRPVLHTVEFLAQSLDGPGWAKNLLRRIRGASSRDGVCTVAMK is encoded by the coding sequence ATGCCCCAAAAAGGACCTCATATTTCCCTTGCCCCGGAACGCCTGGTCAAACGCGTCCTGGGCCTGCCTTTGGAGGAATTTCAAACCTGGCCGGAATATTTGCAGCAACTGGCCTTGGATCTGGCGGAAGAGCTCTTCATCATCCGCTACAACCCCTTCATCGACCCCAAGCTGGTCAAAAAGAGCGTCTTTTCCCGGCTCGACAGCGAGCGCGCGGCCCTCACCACCGAATACTACCGCGAGCTCAAAGGCTGTCTCACGCGATTCTGGAAGGGGTTCGAACTGGATCAGGCCTTCAAGGCCAAATTGGAGGCACGGCTGCGCGGCTTCCTCGAGGCGCACCAAGTGGTGACCGAGCCCAATAACCTCATAGAGTGCTCCACCGACGCCACGGACCTACGCATGGAACTGCCTGCCGCGGTGGTGTTCCCCGAGACCACCCAGCAGGTGCAGGCCATCGTCCGCCTGGCGAACGAGATGAGCTTTCCCATCGTGCCCCGCGGCGGTGGCTCGGGGCTCACCGGCGGCGCGGTGCCAGCCAAGCCCCGCACGGTCATCGTGTCCTTAAGCCGCCTCAAATCCATCCTCGACATCAACCCCAAGGCGCGCACCATCACCGTGCAGTCCGGGGTCATCACCCTCACCGCCATTCAGGCCGCGGCCAAGCATGGGCTGCTCTTCACCGTGGACCCGGCCTCCAAGGCGGCCTCTTCCGTGGGCGGCAATGTGGCGGAAAACGCCGGCGGGCCCTTTGCCTTCGAATACGGCACCACCCTGGACAACATCCTCGCCTACCGCATGGTGCTGCCCACGGGCGAGGCCATCCATGTGCGGCGCAAAGACCATCCCTGGCACAAAATCCTGCCTGACGAGACCGCGATCTTCGAGGTCTTCGATGAATACGGGGCCCTCAAAGAGACCATCACCCTCAAGGGTGAGGACATCCGCGGCCCAGGCCTGGGCAAAGACGTGACCAACAAGTTTCTCGGCGGGCTTCCGGGGGTGCAAAAAGAAGGGGTGGACGGCATCATCACGGAAATCACCTTCATCCTCCACCCCAAGCCGGCGTACTCCCGTGTGCTGTGTCTGGAATTCTATGGAGATTCCATGCACAACGCCATGCTGGTCATCACCCAGATCGTGGCCTTGCGGGATGCCATCCGCCGCCAGGGGGATGCGGTCAAACTCTCGGCCCTGGAGGAGTTTGGCATCAAGTATGTCCAGGCCATCGACTACGCCAAAAAATCCAAAAAGTTCGATGGGATTCCCATCTCGGTGCTCATCGTCCAGCTCGATAGCGACGACGAGTTCGCCCTGGACGAAGCCGCGGAAAACGTGGTGGCCATCGCCCGAAACTATCCGGGCGTGGACGTATTCGTGGCCCGGGACGCCCAAGAGGCGGAAGTCTTCTGGCACGACCGCCACCAGCTCTCGGCCATCGCCAAGCGCACCAGCGGCTTCAAGATCAACGAAGACATCGTCATCCCCCTGACCGCCATCCCGGATTTTGCCGACTTCCTGGAAGCGCTCAACCTCCACTACCTGGCCCTAGCCTACCGCGACGCCCTGCGGGCCGTCCAAGCCCTGCCCGGTGTGGACGGCGATGACGAATTCATCCGCATGGAAATGGACGTGGCGGCGGGCATCCTGCGTGGCAAGACCTCCAAGGCCGATCTGCCGGAGCAGCAATTCGAACTGCAGACCTTCTACTTCTTCCAGCACCTCAAAGGGAAATACCCCAAACGCACCGAAGAGATCAGCAAAATCTTCGAGGAGATGCAGGCTACCCGCATCATCGTGGCCAACCACATGCATGCCGGCGACGGCAATTGCCACGTCAACCTGCCGGTGAACTCCAACAACCCGCGCATGCTCGCCCGCGCTGAAGAGGCGGTGGAAAAGATCTTCCACAAGGCCACGGAGCTCGGCGGACAGGTCTCCGGCGAGCACGGCATCGGCATCACCAAGATCGCCTTCCTGGCAGAAGAAAAGATCGCCGCCCTGCGCGCCTACAAGCGCAAGGTGGACCCCAACAATATCTTCAACCCCGGAAAGCTCACCCAACGGGACCTGGTGGTGGTGCCCTACACCTTTTCCTTCAACCGCCTCATCCAGGACATCACCAAGACCGCGCTTCCGGGCAAAGAAAAGCTCATCGCGCTGCTCACCAATATCCAGACCTGCACCCGCTGCGGCAAATGCAAGCAGGTCTGCCCCATGTATCTGCCCCAAAAAGGGCTGCTCTTTCATCCGCGCAACAAGAACATCACGTTGGGTGCGCTCGTGGAGGCCATCTACTATTCCCAGCTCCACCACGGGGAACCCGAGGCCAGGCTATTGCGCGAGCTACACCGCATTTTGGAGCATTGCACCGCCTGCGGCAAATGCTTTGCCATCTGCCCGGTGAAGATCCGCACCCAGGACGTCACCCTGCACCTGCGTACCTATCTCGAAGACAAAGGCATGGGCGGCCACCCGTTCAAAAACCGCGTGCTCCATCTGCTTGCCCAGGACCCACAAAAGACCTTGCCCAAAGTGGCCAAGCTGGCAGGCATCGGCGCCATGGTCCAGGACAAGGCCGTGCGCCTGCTGCCGGCCTCCTGGCGCAGCCGCCTGACGCACCCCATGCTGCGCACCGCCACGCCGCAGCTGGAATTTCGCAACCTGAGCCAAACCCTGGGCCTTACCCGCCACAACATCTTCACCCCCAAAGAAGGCGGGTCCAAGGCGGTGCTCTATTTCCCCGGTTGCGGGGCAAGTCTCTTTTACCGCAGCATCGGCCTTGCCGCAGTACGCCTGCTTTTGGGGGCTGGGGTCACGGTGGTGCTTGCCCCGGAGCACCTGTGCTGCGGCTATCCGCTGCTCGCCTCCGGATGCCGCGAGGCCTTCGAGCGGGTGGGACAGACCAACCAAAAAATCCTGGAAAAAACCCTCGCCCAGGCGCAATCGGCAGGCTTTGCCGTGAGCGCGGTGCTCACTGCCTGCGGCACCTGCCGGGAAGGCATCCACGGCTACCGCCTGCGCGGTGCAGGCTCCACGGACGTGGAGCACATGGACGTGACCCAATGGATCGTGCGCCAAGCCGCCTGGACCGCGCCCAGCCCCGGCCCGCTCCTCTACCACGCCGCCTGCCACCAGGAATGGACCGGCGCCCCGGCGCTCAAGGCCGCAGACCTCTATGCCGCGGCCCTCACCCGGATCACTGGGGCAAAGGTACACATCAGCCCGTATTGCTGCGCCGAATCGGGCCTTGGGGCCATGAGTTCTCCAGCCATCTACAACCGCTTGCGCTCCCGCAAGACCGAACAACTGGCCCAGGACCTGGCGGACTACCCCGCAGACCGCCCCATCGTGGTGGGCTGCCCTTCCTGCCGCATCGGCATCGCCCGCTGCCTCGGGGAGATGGGCATCAGCCGGCCCGTGCTCCACACCGTGGAGTTTCTCGCCCAAAGCCTGGATGGTCCGGGCTGGGCCAAAAACCTCCTGCGCCGGATCCGAGGGGCATCCAGCCGTGACGGGGTGTGCACGGTAGCCATGAAGTAG
- the ruvX gene encoding Holliday junction resolvase RuvX, translating into MHGSHEVAMRVLGIDFGIKRVGLAVGSTQTGLVRPLGVIHRTTRKALWEELLAVIAREQVQAIALGYPALESGADSETCRQVRNFRDHLARHTPLPITLVNEAYTTAEALQRLAEAGIPASRRQEMRDAMAAVGIVESFLRQCSDASA; encoded by the coding sequence GTGCACGGTAGCCATGAAGTAGCCATGCGCGTCCTGGGCATCGATTTTGGCATCAAACGCGTGGGCCTCGCCGTGGGCTCCACCCAGACCGGCCTCGTCCGGCCGCTTGGCGTCATCCATCGCACCACCCGCAAGGCCTTGTGGGAGGAACTCCTCGCCGTCATCGCCCGGGAGCAGGTCCAGGCCATTGCCCTGGGCTATCCCGCCCTGGAAAGCGGAGCAGACAGCGAGACCTGCCGCCAGGTGCGCAACTTTCGTGACCATCTGGCCCGGCACACGCCGCTGCCCATCACCCTCGTCAACGAAGCCTACACCACGGCCGAGGCACTGCAGCGCCTGGCCGAGGCCGGGATTCCGGCCTCCCGGCGCCAGGAGATGCGCGACGCCATGGCCGCGGTGGGCATCGTGGAGAGCTTCCTTCGCCAATGCTCCGACGCATCAGCCTGA
- the mltG gene encoding endolytic transglycosylase MltG encodes MLRRISLILAGGALLCALAGAGAWGLHRYLTTPLDPAGPPIIFSVQRGEGTEAVIARLAEAGLVRTPRLLAAVARIGGSNLRAGEFSLSAAMSPQQILWTLRFGPPVRYRVTLPEGLTLTQTAARVAETGLTSAEAFLALCADPQFVQAQGIPAPNLEGYLFPDTYFFERPQGGDPRPLVEAMIHRFRVATRDLPTAQDPKALHQTVILASIVEKETALPEERPRVAGVYTNRLARGMLLQADPTVLYGLGPTFLGELTTAHLKDTANPYNTYAHPGLPPGPICSPGLAALQAAANPEAHAYLYFVATGDGGHTFSRTLAEHAKAVERYRQRRNSQSPRPRPMDAEASP; translated from the coding sequence ATGCTCCGACGCATCAGCCTGATTCTCGCAGGCGGAGCCCTCCTGTGCGCCCTGGCCGGCGCCGGCGCCTGGGGGCTGCACCGCTACCTCACCACGCCCCTGGACCCCGCAGGCCCCCCGATCATTTTTTCGGTCCAGCGGGGCGAAGGCACCGAAGCGGTCATCGCCCGCCTGGCAGAAGCCGGGTTGGTGCGTACCCCCCGCCTTCTTGCCGCCGTTGCCCGCATCGGGGGAAGCAACCTGCGCGCTGGTGAGTTTTCCCTCAGCGCCGCCATGAGCCCCCAGCAAATCCTCTGGACCCTGCGCTTTGGCCCACCAGTGCGCTACCGGGTCACCCTCCCCGAAGGGCTCACCCTGACGCAGACCGCAGCCCGCGTGGCCGAAACCGGGCTCACGTCCGCCGAGGCCTTCCTCGCCCTGTGTGCGGACCCCCAATTTGTCCAAGCCCAAGGGATCCCCGCCCCCAACCTGGAGGGCTATCTCTTTCCCGACACCTACTTCTTCGAGCGTCCCCAAGGCGGCGACCCGCGCCCCCTGGTGGAGGCCATGATCCACCGTTTCCGCGTCGCCACCCGGGACCTGCCCACGGCCCAGGACCCCAAGGCCCTGCACCAGACCGTCATCCTCGCCTCCATCGTGGAAAAGGAAACCGCCCTCCCCGAGGAGCGTCCGCGGGTAGCCGGCGTGTACACCAACCGCCTGGCCCGAGGTATGCTGCTGCAGGCCGACCCCACAGTCCTCTACGGCCTGGGGCCGACCTTCTTGGGCGAGCTCACCACCGCCCACCTGAAGGACACCGCCAATCCCTACAACACCTACGCCCACCCCGGGCTTCCCCCCGGCCCCATCTGCTCTCCCGGGCTCGCAGCACTTCAGGCCGCCGCCAACCCGGAAGCCCACGCCTACCTCTACTTCGTGGCCACCGGCGATGGCGGGCATACCTTCAGCCGCACCCTGGCCGAACACGCCAAGGCGGTGGAGCGCTACCGCCAACGCCGCAACTCCCAAAGCCCAAGACCACGCCCCATGGACGCGGAGGCATCACCATAG
- a CDS encoding HD domain-containing phosphohydrolase, which translates to MEQQTILAVDDTRANLDMLVAMLGDYYDVAVATDGPTALDMAVRFRPDLILLDIMMPDMDGYAVLSRLKEDPRTADIPVLLVSALSDAHDKAHGLALGAVDYVSKPFEMEELLARVRTHLLLVQTQRRLREHNENLERLVRERTKELLRIQQATIESMAALAEYRDPETGEHIQRVQAYVEHIATAARRLPQFAQVIGEDFIESLVLSSPLHDIGKVGIPDAILLKAGPLSAEEFEAMKRHTLLGREVICRVEKKLGSIPFLQVAKDVACYHHEKWDGSGYPEGLRGEAIPLSARIMALADVYDALICRRVYKPPFPHSQAVAIIAQGRGTHFDPLLTDVFTAEHEAMREIALRYVESEEQREALAL; encoded by the coding sequence ATGGAGCAGCAGACCATCCTGGCCGTGGATGATACTCGCGCCAATTTGGATATGCTGGTGGCGATGCTGGGGGACTATTACGACGTGGCTGTGGCCACCGATGGACCGACGGCCCTGGACATGGCCGTGCGCTTTCGTCCGGATCTCATCCTCCTCGACATCATGATGCCGGATATGGACGGCTATGCGGTGCTTTCCCGCCTCAAGGAGGATCCGCGCACCGCAGACATCCCGGTGCTTTTGGTCTCCGCCTTGAGCGATGCGCACGACAAGGCCCATGGGCTTGCCCTGGGGGCGGTGGATTACGTGAGCAAGCCCTTCGAGATGGAAGAGCTCCTGGCGCGGGTGCGCACGCATTTGCTTTTGGTGCAGACCCAGCGCAGGCTTCGGGAACACAACGAAAACCTCGAGCGTTTGGTGCGCGAGCGCACCAAGGAGCTCTTGCGCATCCAGCAGGCGACCATCGAGAGCATGGCCGCCCTGGCGGAATACCGGGACCCGGAGACGGGCGAGCACATCCAGCGGGTACAGGCCTACGTGGAGCATATCGCCACTGCCGCCCGGCGTCTTCCCCAGTTCGCGCAGGTTATCGGTGAGGACTTTATCGAGTCCCTCGTCCTTTCCAGCCCTCTCCACGATATCGGCAAGGTAGGCATCCCGGACGCCATCCTGCTCAAGGCAGGCCCGTTGTCCGCCGAGGAGTTCGAGGCCATGAAGCGGCATACCCTGTTGGGCCGGGAGGTCATCTGCCGTGTGGAAAAGAAGCTCGGCTCCATCCCCTTTTTGCAGGTGGCCAAGGACGTGGCCTGCTATCACCATGAAAAATGGGATGGCTCCGGCTATCCCGAAGGACTGCGTGGCGAGGCCATCCCGCTTTCGGCGCGCATCATGGCCTTGGCCGACGTGTATGACGCCCTCATCTGCCGCCGGGTGTACAAGCCGCCTTTCCCCCACTCCCAGGCCGTGGCCATCATCGCCCAAGGCCGCGGCACCCATTTCGATCCCCTACTCACGGACGTTTTCACTGCCGAGCACGAGGCCATGCGGGAGATCGCCCTGCGCTACGTGGAGTCGGAAGAACAGCGTGAGGCCTTGGCCCTCTAG